The Bacteroidetes bacterium GWF2_43_63 genome window below encodes:
- a CDS encoding phenylalanine--tRNA ligase subunit alpha, translating to MKEEILKCRDEVLSGVVSDSAGVETFRVKYLGKKGILNDFFARFKEVPNEDKKEVGQLINELKQTITAKLEEFQQQFSASKSDATIDDMTRPAGFTFQGSRHPLAIVKNRMVTIFEKMGFSVEEGPEIEDDWHNFSALNFPPEHPARDMQDTFFIDTNPDIALRTHTSSVQVRVMETTKPPIRSIFPGRVYRNEAISARAHCFFHQIEGLYVDKNVTFADLKQALLHFSREMFDPSTEIRLRPSYFPFTEPSAEMDISCNLCGGSGCAFCKYTGWVEILGCGMVDPNVLKNCGIDPEVYTGYAFGIGIERITNLIYGVKDLRMFSENDVRFLKQF from the coding sequence ATGAAAGAAGAAATTCTAAAGTGCCGCGACGAGGTACTTTCAGGTGTAGTGAGTGATTCAGCAGGAGTTGAAACATTCAGAGTAAAGTATTTAGGAAAAAAAGGCATTCTGAATGATTTTTTTGCTCGTTTCAAGGAGGTGCCGAACGAGGATAAAAAAGAAGTCGGACAGCTGATTAATGAGCTGAAACAAACCATTACTGCGAAGCTCGAAGAATTTCAGCAACAATTTTCAGCATCGAAGTCGGATGCGACCATCGATGACATGACACGTCCGGCCGGTTTTACTTTTCAGGGTTCGCGTCATCCGCTTGCAATCGTGAAAAACCGCATGGTTACTATCTTTGAGAAAATGGGCTTTTCGGTCGAAGAGGGTCCTGAAATCGAGGATGACTGGCATAATTTCTCAGCATTGAATTTTCCACCGGAGCATCCGGCCCGCGATATGCAGGATACTTTCTTTATCGACACCAATCCGGATATAGCGCTGCGTACGCATACCAGTTCTGTTCAGGTTCGGGTGATGGAGACCACAAAACCTCCAATCCGAAGCATTTTCCCGGGACGGGTTTATCGTAACGAAGCCATCTCGGCACGCGCGCATTGCTTCTTTCATCAGATCGAAGGACTTTATGTTGACAAAAATGTCACATTCGCTGACTTGAAGCAGGCATTGCTTCATTTTTCGCGCGAAATGTTTGACCCTTCCACTGAAATCCGGTTGCGACCATCTTATTTTCCTTTTACCGAGCCTTCGGCCGAAATGGATATTTCCTGCAACCTCTGCGGTGGCTCGGGATGCGCGTTTTGTAAATACACCGGCTGGGTCGAGATCCTTGGCTGCGGCATGGTTGATCCCAATGTTCTTAAAAACTGTGGCATCGATCCTGAGGTTTACACCGGATATGCTTTCGGAATTGGCATCGAACGTATTACTAATCTGATTTACGGTGTGAAGGACCTGCGCATGTTCTCTGAGAATGATGTGCGCTTTTTGAAGCAGTTTTAA